In a single window of the Microbacterium sp. SL75 genome:
- a CDS encoding RtcB family protein produces MHKLTERLVSWASLIDDKTIEQARTSSRMPFIHPHLALMPDAHLGLGATVGSVIPTLGAIMPAAVGVDIGCGMIAVKTQFHASALDGLDLAELRQQIERAIPLSAGRDNRKIVATAEPRVAELEELADEAGFDPASYAGHWRHQLGSLGSGNHFIEISLDENDDLWMFLHSGSRGVGNRIAQHHIKVAQRLAKQWWIELPHPDLAYLVEGTPEFTRYVSELRWAQHFALLNREEMMDRVANQLGRFLDAPVEERERINCHHNFTQSERHFGKQVWVSRKGAIMADAGRPGLIPGSMGTASYVVEGRGNPVALNSSPHGAGREYSRSVARKTFTREQLREAMVGIEYRDTDAFIDEIPQAYKSIDRVMADAADLVTVRHTLRQIVNVKGD; encoded by the coding sequence ATGCACAAGCTCACCGAACGGCTGGTGTCGTGGGCGAGCCTGATCGATGACAAGACCATCGAGCAGGCCCGTACCTCGTCCCGGATGCCGTTCATCCACCCCCATCTGGCTCTCATGCCGGACGCCCACCTGGGTCTGGGCGCGACGGTCGGGTCGGTCATCCCGACGCTCGGCGCCATCATGCCCGCGGCCGTCGGCGTCGACATCGGCTGCGGCATGATCGCCGTCAAGACGCAGTTCCACGCCTCCGCCCTCGACGGCTTGGACCTCGCGGAGCTGCGGCAGCAGATCGAGCGTGCCATCCCGCTCTCGGCCGGTCGTGACAACCGCAAGATCGTCGCGACCGCCGAGCCGCGGGTGGCCGAGCTCGAAGAGCTCGCCGACGAGGCCGGGTTCGACCCCGCGTCGTACGCCGGTCACTGGCGGCACCAGCTCGGGTCGCTGGGCAGCGGCAACCACTTCATCGAGATCTCGCTCGACGAGAACGACGACCTGTGGATGTTCCTGCACTCCGGCTCGCGCGGCGTCGGCAACCGCATCGCGCAGCACCACATCAAGGTGGCGCAGCGGCTCGCGAAGCAGTGGTGGATCGAGCTTCCGCACCCCGACCTGGCCTACCTCGTCGAGGGCACGCCGGAGTTCACCCGGTACGTCAGCGAGCTCCGGTGGGCGCAGCATTTCGCCCTGCTCAACCGCGAAGAGATGATGGACCGCGTCGCGAACCAGCTCGGGCGATTCCTCGACGCCCCCGTCGAAGAGCGCGAGCGGATCAACTGCCATCACAACTTCACCCAGTCCGAAAGGCACTTCGGCAAGCAGGTGTGGGTGTCGCGCAAGGGCGCGATCATGGCCGACGCCGGTCGTCCGGGCCTGATCCCGGGGTCGATGGGCACGGCCTCGTACGTCGTCGAGGGTCGGGGCAACCCCGTCGCGCTGAACTCGTCGCCGCACGGCGCGGGTCGTGAATACTCGCGATCGGTCGCCCGCAAGACCTTCACGCGCGAACAGCTGCGCGAAGCGATGGTGGGGATCGAGTACCGAGACACCGACGCGTTCATCGATGAGATCCCGCAGGCCTACAAGTCGATCGACCGGGTCATGGCCGATGCCGCCGACCTCGTCACGGTGCGGCACACGCTGCGCCAGATCGTCAATGTGAAGGGCGACTGA
- a CDS encoding exonuclease domain-containing protein encodes MKTGAAGGFATIDFETTGLVPERDDRAIEVSVVHSDPDGTITGQWETLINPRRDLGAQRIHNISAREIIAAPIFERVAAELLELLSGRVVVAHNASFDLRFLNAELDRIDYRRADDFVTACTMRLARTHLGSGLALADCCDAFGIPLVGAHRASADALATARLLEAFIASGGSEQWDPLLLSAPHLTPFDGGRDAWLARDEVPPVTPGFIDRIVVRIPDVSETHEQAEYLALVERALLDRYLSEHEKDALVALADRSGIGRDTAHRLHRDYFTALVNVVWADGVVTDVERADVELVGALLDIDDEMVSRLLLAPPTRLTSPPTVVLQEFLLAPGDEIVLTGEMSRSRSEWERDLRSAGFVPKPAVTKRTAILVAADPDSLSGKARKARDYGVPVVGEGWLRDLLASV; translated from the coding sequence ATGAAGACCGGCGCCGCGGGCGGCTTTGCGACCATCGACTTCGAGACGACGGGCCTCGTCCCCGAACGTGACGATCGTGCGATAGAGGTGTCCGTCGTGCACTCGGACCCGGACGGAACGATCACGGGGCAGTGGGAGACACTGATAAACCCGCGTAGAGATCTGGGTGCACAACGCATTCACAACATCTCCGCTCGCGAGATCATCGCGGCTCCGATTTTCGAGAGGGTCGCCGCCGAGCTGCTGGAGCTGCTGTCGGGTCGAGTGGTCGTCGCCCACAACGCGTCTTTCGACCTTCGATTCCTCAACGCCGAGCTCGATCGGATCGACTACAGGCGAGCCGACGACTTCGTCACGGCATGCACGATGCGCCTCGCCCGCACACATCTCGGCAGCGGCCTTGCCCTCGCGGATTGCTGCGATGCCTTCGGTATACCGCTCGTGGGTGCGCATCGGGCTTCAGCTGATGCGCTGGCCACGGCCCGCCTTCTCGAGGCGTTCATCGCAAGCGGGGGGAGCGAGCAGTGGGATCCGCTTCTCCTGTCAGCCCCGCACCTGACGCCCTTCGACGGTGGGCGCGATGCGTGGCTCGCCCGGGACGAGGTGCCCCCCGTCACCCCCGGTTTCATCGACCGCATCGTGGTGCGGATTCCCGATGTCTCAGAGACCCATGAGCAAGCGGAGTATCTCGCGCTCGTCGAGCGCGCCCTTCTCGATCGCTACCTCTCCGAGCACGAGAAGGATGCCCTCGTCGCTCTCGCTGATCGGTCCGGGATCGGGCGGGACACCGCGCATCGGTTGCACCGCGACTATTTCACCGCGTTGGTCAACGTCGTCTGGGCAGACGGTGTCGTCACGGATGTCGAACGGGCGGACGTCGAGCTCGTCGGCGCTCTGCTCGACATCGATGACGAGATGGTGTCCCGTCTTCTTCTCGCGCCGCCCACGCGTTTGACGTCACCTCCGACGGTCGTCCTCCAGGAGTTCCTTCTCGCGCCCGGCGACGAGATCGTGCTCACCGGCGAGATGTCGCGTTCGAGGTCCGAGTGGGAGCGGGATCTTCGTTCAGCCGGCTTCGTGCCCAAACCCGCCGTGACCAAGAGAACAGCCATTCTCGTAGCCGCGGACCCCGACTCGCTGTCGGGCAAGGCGCGCAAGGCGCGGGACTACGGCGTCCCCGTCGTCGGAGAAGGCTGGCTGCGCGACCTGCTGGCGAGTGTCTGA
- a CDS encoding DUF2188 domain-containing protein — protein MSQNDVTTRLNRGQWENAVEGRPELSASFSSREEAVDQGRTVADELGSRHIVEDAEPTGSVTDED, from the coding sequence ATGAGCCAGAACGACGTGACCACCCGATTGAACCGAGGCCAGTGGGAGAACGCGGTCGAGGGCCGGCCCGAGCTCTCGGCGAGCTTCTCCAGCCGCGAGGAAGCCGTGGACCAGGGACGCACCGTCGCGGACGAACTCGGTTCGCGGCACATCGTCGAAGACGCCGAGCCCACCGGGTCCGTCACCGACGAGGACTGA
- a CDS encoding DUF6458 family protein has translation MSVGAGIALFVVGAILAFAVNLPNDFVDLTTIGYIMMGAGVVVFLIGVVMLVRRRQTDTVTRTEGAGAAQVTRSSTRSSNDDLV, from the coding sequence ATGAGTGTCGGAGCCGGTATCGCGCTGTTCGTCGTCGGTGCCATCCTCGCCTTCGCGGTCAACCTCCCCAACGACTTCGTCGATCTCACCACGATCGGCTACATCATGATGGGCGCGGGCGTCGTCGTCTTCCTCATCGGGGTCGTGATGCTGGTTCGTCGTCGCCAAACCGATACGGTCACCCGTACCGAAGGAGCGGGGGCGGCGCAGGTCACGCGCTCGAGCACGCGCTCCTCGAACGACGACCTCGTCTGA
- a CDS encoding serine/threonine-protein kinase encodes MTEPTPTVAYDPAVDDLFDGRYRLGRVLGQGGYARVYEAVDTALERTLALKVIDGDGADPSDVARVRSEIRLLASLSHPSLVTLYDAKLDAQPAYLAMELIAGPTLTDRIARGALPGPDVARIGREIAEAFAVIHGRGIVHRDVKPSNILIRPAAHAGESPRATLADFGIASLVGATRVTRADTVIGTAAYLSPEQARGMPAGPASDVYALGLVLLEALTGSRPFGSRTPHEALAARLVAAPEIPAQIPPAWRGVLERMTAIEPNERPDATGLISELGTLSGVTVPVSAPAKPASPLSTAALAGSTGPTRVFEPSVNPTRRRAETKPSPRALVIGAVVAVLLAAGGVGIAAAVGSAGGADEPALPSLPQPLDQHMDDLWKQVGP; translated from the coding sequence ATGACCGAACCCACCCCCACCGTCGCATACGACCCTGCCGTCGACGACCTGTTCGACGGGCGCTATCGCCTCGGGCGCGTCCTCGGCCAGGGCGGTTACGCGCGTGTCTACGAAGCCGTCGACACCGCTCTCGAACGCACCCTCGCCCTCAAGGTGATCGACGGCGACGGCGCTGACCCCTCCGACGTGGCGCGCGTGCGCTCCGAGATCCGGCTGCTCGCGTCCCTGTCGCACCCCTCCCTGGTCACGCTGTACGACGCCAAGCTCGACGCGCAGCCGGCCTACCTGGCCATGGAACTCATCGCCGGACCGACCCTCACCGATCGCATAGCGCGCGGAGCGCTTCCGGGGCCCGATGTCGCCCGCATCGGTCGCGAGATCGCCGAGGCGTTCGCCGTCATCCACGGTCGCGGCATCGTCCATCGCGATGTGAAGCCCTCGAACATCCTCATCCGACCCGCCGCCCACGCCGGCGAGAGCCCGCGCGCGACCCTCGCCGACTTCGGTATCGCCTCGCTCGTCGGGGCGACACGCGTCACCCGAGCCGACACGGTCATCGGCACCGCGGCGTACCTCAGCCCCGAGCAAGCGCGGGGGATGCCCGCCGGCCCCGCGAGCGACGTCTACGCGCTCGGACTCGTCCTGCTCGAGGCGCTGACCGGCTCCCGCCCCTTCGGGTCCCGCACCCCGCACGAGGCCCTCGCCGCCCGTCTCGTCGCGGCTCCCGAGATCCCCGCGCAGATCCCGCCCGCGTGGCGTGGAGTTCTCGAGCGGATGACCGCGATCGAGCCGAACGAGAGACCGGATGCCACGGGCCTCATCTCCGAGCTCGGCACCCTCTCGGGGGTGACGGTGCCCGTATCGGCCCCGGCGAAGCCGGCCTCGCCTCTTTCGACGGCCGCCCTTGCCGGCAGCACCGGCCCCACGCGCGTCTTCGAGCCGTCCGTGAACCCGACTCGGCGGCGGGCCGAGACAAAGCCCTCGCCTCGCGCGCTCGTCATCGGCGCCGTCGTTGCGGTTCTCCTGGCCGCCGGAGGCGTCGGCATCGCCGCAGCTGTCGGTTCCGCGGGCGGGGCCGACGAGCCCGCTCTGCCGTCGCTTCCCCAGCCCCTCGACCAGCACATGGACGACCTCTGGAAGCAGGTGGGTCCGTGA
- a CDS encoding transglutaminase-like domain-containing protein, with product MPRRVTAELDLDLGASVDLIFQITAAQGAPLASENLTFAQGDRLYAPTELVEPSGSRLHRLTADQGPLSVRYEALVSGAAQSPRTSDLETIGYLRPSRYCQSDEVFAQARRQFRGLSGRELLAAVSDFVASTVTYTPGLSMGTDSAVTTLSTGQGVCRDYAHVVIALLRAMDMPARYAACFAPGLDPMDFHAVAEAYLDGHWYVVDATRLADRRSLVRIATGRDAADCAFLSFHGGYVGLERMRVDAVLEDAPAAEPDDHETLVRIA from the coding sequence GTGCCGCGCCGCGTGACCGCAGAACTCGACCTCGATCTCGGGGCCTCCGTCGACCTCATCTTCCAGATCACCGCCGCGCAGGGAGCACCCCTGGCGAGCGAGAATCTGACATTCGCACAGGGAGACCGTCTCTACGCACCGACCGAGCTCGTCGAACCGTCCGGCAGTCGACTCCATCGGCTCACCGCCGACCAGGGGCCCCTCTCGGTGCGCTACGAAGCGCTCGTCTCGGGTGCGGCCCAGAGTCCCCGCACGAGCGATCTCGAGACCATCGGCTATCTGCGGCCAAGCCGCTACTGCCAGTCCGACGAGGTGTTCGCCCAGGCGCGGCGTCAGTTCCGCGGTCTGTCGGGGCGCGAGCTCCTGGCCGCGGTGTCGGACTTCGTGGCATCCACCGTCACGTACACGCCCGGGCTCAGCATGGGCACCGACAGTGCCGTGACGACCCTCTCGACCGGTCAGGGCGTGTGCCGCGATTACGCGCACGTCGTGATCGCCCTCCTGCGCGCGATGGACATGCCCGCCCGGTACGCGGCGTGCTTCGCCCCCGGGCTCGACCCGATGGACTTCCACGCCGTCGCCGAGGCGTACCTCGACGGGCACTGGTACGTCGTCGACGCCACGCGCCTCGCCGATCGTCGCTCGCTCGTGCGGATCGCCACGGGACGCGACGCGGCCGACTGCGCCTTCCTCAGCTTCCACGGCGGATACGTGGGGCTCGAGCGGATGCGCGTGGATGCCGTGCTCGAAGACGCCCCCGCTGCGGAGCCCGACGACCACGAGACCCTGGTGCGGATCGCCTGA
- the argS gene encoding arginine--tRNA ligase translates to MDPAALSAALLAVIAPLAEARREGSSAGITAADLPLERPKNRDHGDWASNAALKLSKVIVANPREFAAEIAAGLESVDGIASVEVAGPGFINIRLDAAAAGALARTIVEQGAAFGSNDSQSGNTINLEFVSANPTGPLHIGHTRWAALGDAIARVLLASGATLVREFYINDAGAQMERFGRSVVAAIAGEPTPEDGYGGAYIAALAERVQAARTDILELDRAEQVSVATELAYGFQLGEIQASLARFNVHFDVWFSERDLHARIEGQPSLVDEAVDRLREQGHVFDEDDAVWVRTTDFGDDKNRVIRRSNGEYTYFAADAAYYLNKGDRGFAHKIYLLGADHHGYVHRLKALAGAAGDDPEKDIELLIGQLVSINGARLSKRAGNIVELDDLQAWLGTDALRYSLARYPADSPLTLDPEILQKRTNDNPVFYVQYAHARTHNVARNAADSGVDRSEFAPELLDHETESALLGALQEYPRIVAYAAEVREPHRVARYLEELAGLYHRWYDNCRVIPLGEAPVESVHRTRLWLNDATGQVLRNGLDLLGVSAPERM, encoded by the coding sequence ATGGATCCCGCAGCCCTCTCCGCCGCCCTGCTCGCTGTCATCGCCCCGCTCGCCGAGGCGCGACGAGAGGGTTCCTCGGCCGGGATCACGGCCGCCGACCTGCCGCTTGAACGGCCCAAGAACCGCGATCACGGTGACTGGGCGTCCAACGCCGCCCTGAAGCTCTCGAAGGTCATCGTGGCCAACCCCCGTGAGTTCGCGGCAGAGATCGCCGCCGGCCTCGAGTCCGTCGACGGCATCGCGAGCGTCGAGGTCGCCGGCCCCGGATTCATCAACATCCGGCTGGACGCCGCGGCCGCCGGTGCGCTGGCCCGCACGATCGTCGAGCAGGGCGCCGCGTTCGGCTCGAACGACAGCCAGAGCGGCAACACGATCAATCTCGAGTTCGTCAGCGCCAATCCGACCGGTCCCTTGCACATCGGCCACACCCGCTGGGCAGCCCTGGGCGACGCAATCGCCCGCGTGCTCCTCGCGAGCGGGGCAACCCTGGTGCGCGAGTTCTACATCAACGACGCCGGTGCCCAGATGGAGCGATTCGGCCGCTCGGTGGTCGCCGCCATCGCCGGCGAGCCGACACCCGAAGACGGCTACGGCGGCGCCTACATCGCCGCTCTCGCCGAGCGCGTGCAGGCCGCCCGCACCGACATCCTCGAGCTCGACCGCGCCGAGCAAGTCTCGGTCGCCACCGAGCTCGCATACGGCTTCCAGCTCGGCGAGATCCAGGCCTCGCTCGCGCGCTTCAACGTGCACTTCGACGTCTGGTTCTCGGAGCGCGACCTGCACGCCCGCATCGAGGGCCAGCCGAGCCTCGTCGACGAGGCTGTCGACCGCCTGCGCGAGCAGGGCCACGTTTTCGACGAGGACGACGCCGTGTGGGTGCGCACGACCGACTTCGGCGACGACAAGAACCGCGTCATCCGTCGCTCGAACGGCGAGTACACCTACTTCGCCGCCGACGCCGCCTACTACCTCAACAAGGGCGACCGCGGGTTCGCTCACAAGATCTACCTGCTCGGCGCCGACCACCACGGCTACGTGCACCGCCTCAAGGCGCTCGCCGGAGCCGCGGGCGACGACCCCGAGAAGGACATCGAGTTGCTCATCGGGCAGCTCGTCTCGATCAACGGGGCACGCCTGTCCAAGCGGGCGGGCAACATCGTCGAGCTCGACGACCTGCAGGCGTGGCTCGGAACCGACGCCCTGCGCTACTCGCTCGCGCGTTACCCGGCCGACTCGCCGCTGACGCTCGACCCCGAGATCCTGCAGAAGCGCACGAACGACAACCCGGTCTTCTACGTGCAGTACGCCCACGCGCGCACGCACAATGTCGCGCGCAACGCCGCGGACTCCGGCGTCGACCGCTCAGAGTTCGCCCCCGAGCTGCTCGACCACGAGACCGAGTCGGCGCTCCTGGGCGCACTGCAGGAGTACCCGCGCATCGTCGCGTACGCCGCCGAGGTGCGCGAGCCGCACCGCGTCGCGCGTTACCTCGAGGAGCTCGCGGGGCTGTACCACCGCTGGTACGACAACTGCCGCGTCATCCCGCTCGGCGAAGCCCCCGTCGAGTCCGTGCACCGCACGCGCCTGTGGCTGAACGACGCCACCGGCCAGGTGCTGCGAAACGGCCTCGACCTGCTCGGCGTCAGCGCTCCGGAGCGGATGTAG
- a CDS encoding DUF2993 domain-containing protein, with protein sequence MTDATAPRRRTVRWVAVLVVVVVLLAGAVVAAEFIARSVVTSTVRSLVVKNVGLPDDQNVDVSVSGLVLPQLLGGRLDEVAVSSNDVTLGPITGDVRVDLRGVPVSGDAAADGGVASVRLDQDHLKTLLAEVPDLPASTVTMAAPDVNLETSLSLFGIAIPVGVGVTPGAAEGDLTLTPSSFQVGGNAIDADTLRGQFGGVADSLLKTTSLCIADRLPRGLTLTSATVQGQDLVATFDVAGGILNDPALQSDGACG encoded by the coding sequence ATGACGGATGCCACGGCCCCCCGCCGCCGCACCGTTCGCTGGGTCGCCGTCCTCGTGGTTGTCGTCGTCCTGCTCGCCGGGGCGGTCGTGGCAGCGGAGTTCATCGCCCGCTCGGTCGTGACCAGCACCGTGCGCTCGCTCGTCGTGAAGAACGTCGGCCTGCCCGACGATCAGAATGTCGACGTGTCGGTGTCGGGTCTGGTCCTGCCGCAGCTGCTGGGCGGACGCCTCGACGAGGTCGCCGTGTCGTCGAACGACGTGACCCTCGGTCCCATCACCGGCGACGTCCGCGTCGACCTGCGCGGGGTCCCCGTCTCGGGCGATGCCGCGGCGGACGGCGGGGTGGCCTCGGTGCGACTCGACCAGGATCACCTCAAGACTCTGCTCGCCGAGGTTCCGGACCTCCCGGCGAGTACCGTCACCATGGCCGCCCCCGACGTGAATCTCGAGACCTCGCTCTCGCTCTTCGGCATCGCGATCCCGGTCGGCGTCGGGGTCACCCCCGGTGCCGCCGAAGGCGATCTGACGTTGACCCCGTCGTCGTTCCAGGTGGGCGGCAACGCGATCGATGCCGACACTCTCCGCGGCCAGTTCGGCGGCGTGGCCGATTCCTTGCTCAAGACGACGAGCCTCTGCATCGCCGACCGCCTCCCGCGGGGGCTCACCCTGACCTCGGCCACCGTCCAGGGGCAGGATCTCGTGGCGACGTTCGACGTGGCCGGCGGCATCCTGAACGATCCCGCCCTGCAGAGCGACGGCGCCTGCGGCTGA
- the lysA gene encoding diaminopimelate decarboxylase has translation MSASLSALVPAWLTAPAEANELVSSVWPASAHRVADGSVEVGGVSVFDLRDRFGTPLYVLDEHEVRAHARRARSAFDSAAARHGIRARVYYAGKAFLSAEVVRWVVAEGLSVDVCTRGELEVALAGGAEPARLGFHGNNKSVSELERAVEVGIGSVVVDSPIEIERLAAIAARRGAVQSVLVRVRTGVHAETHAFLATAHEDQKFGFSLEGAAEAVARIRELSSLRFVGLHAHIGSQIFDSSGFRESAARLVDLHADLLAGGEIPLLNVGGGFGISYTSVDDPKPIEEIADGIVDAIADECAVRGIPMPDVATEPGRVIVGQAGITLYEVGTVKTVTAGEDLDRTYVSVDGGMSDNARPALYGADFSARLVSRTSSATPALSRVVGRHCESGDIVVDAEYLPADVTPGDLLAVPATGAYCFSLASNYNYTPRPPVVAVRDGQARVIVRGESIDDLLSRDAAIPASDSSFSRGTTASPHGDTE, from the coding sequence GTGTCCGCCTCGCTTTCCGCGCTCGTGCCCGCCTGGCTCACCGCCCCGGCCGAAGCGAACGAGCTCGTCTCCTCCGTCTGGCCCGCCTCGGCGCACCGCGTCGCCGACGGCTCCGTCGAGGTCGGCGGGGTCTCGGTCTTCGACCTCCGCGACCGCTTCGGAACGCCGCTCTACGTTCTCGACGAGCACGAGGTGCGTGCTCACGCTCGTCGTGCTCGCTCCGCCTTCGATTCCGCGGCCGCACGCCACGGCATCCGGGCTCGTGTCTACTACGCCGGCAAGGCCTTCCTCTCTGCCGAGGTCGTGCGCTGGGTCGTCGCCGAGGGCCTCTCGGTCGATGTCTGCACCCGCGGGGAGCTCGAGGTCGCCCTCGCCGGGGGCGCCGAGCCCGCGCGCCTGGGCTTTCACGGCAACAACAAGAGCGTGAGCGAGCTCGAGCGCGCCGTCGAGGTCGGCATCGGTTCGGTCGTGGTCGACAGCCCGATCGAGATCGAGCGTCTCGCCGCGATCGCCGCGCGGCGCGGCGCCGTGCAGTCGGTGCTCGTGCGCGTGCGCACGGGCGTGCACGCCGAGACCCACGCGTTCCTGGCCACGGCCCACGAAGACCAGAAGTTCGGCTTCTCGCTCGAGGGGGCGGCCGAGGCCGTCGCCCGCATCCGCGAGCTGTCGAGTCTGCGGTTCGTGGGGCTGCACGCGCACATCGGTTCGCAGATCTTCGACTCCTCCGGTTTCCGGGAGTCGGCCGCGCGTCTGGTCGACCTGCACGCCGATCTGCTGGCCGGGGGAGAGATCCCCCTTCTCAACGTCGGCGGCGGCTTCGGCATCTCCTACACCTCGGTCGACGACCCGAAGCCCATCGAAGAGATCGCCGACGGCATCGTCGATGCCATCGCCGACGAGTGCGCGGTGCGCGGCATCCCGATGCCCGATGTCGCCACCGAACCGGGTCGCGTCATCGTCGGTCAGGCCGGCATCACGCTCTACGAGGTGGGCACGGTCAAGACCGTGACCGCGGGGGAGGACCTCGACCGCACCTACGTCAGCGTCGACGGCGGTATGAGCGACAACGCCCGCCCCGCGCTGTACGGCGCCGATTTCTCGGCGCGCCTCGTCTCGCGCACGAGTTCCGCGACCCCGGCGCTCTCGCGCGTCGTCGGCCGCCACTGCGAGTCCGGGGACATCGTGGTGGATGCCGAGTACCTTCCGGCCGATGTGACCCCGGGCGATCTGCTCGCGGTGCCCGCCACCGGCGCCTACTGCTTCTCTCTCGCGAGCAATTACAACTACACGCCGCGCCCGCCGGTCGTCGCGGTCCGTGACGGTCAGGCTCGCGTGATCGTGCGCGGCGAGAGCATCGACGACCTGCTCTCGCGCGACGCCGCCATCCCGGCATCCGATTCATCCTTCTCACGCGGCACGACCGCATCACCCCACGGAGACACCGAATGA
- a CDS encoding homoserine dehydrogenase, protein MTDYRTLRVALLGAGAVGSQVADLLLKHGDELADRAGAKLELAGIAVRNLDAKRDVDLPQELYTTDAETLIVGSDIVIELMGGIEPARTQVLHAIASGADVVTANKALLATHGSEVFEAADQVGAEVYYEAAAAGAIPIIRPLRDSLAGDRVVRIMGIVNGTTNYILDRMDTEGADFADVLAQAQALGYAEADPTADVEGYDAAQKAAILASLAFHTTVPLDAVHREGITSVDAAMIESARHAGYVIKLLAVCERLAAGVDGTESISVRVYPALVERTHPLASVHGANNAVFVQAEAAGDLMFYGAGAGGVQTASAVLGDVVSAARRHIAGGVGVGESTRANLPAVPIGHVITRYQITLEVDDQPGVLATVAGILSEGRVSIATVEQTVIDSSPDAADSGASTGSATGAGSARLVIGTHKAREQDLSETVERLAASGVVERVVSVLRVEGN, encoded by the coding sequence ATGACCGACTACCGCACGCTCCGCGTGGCGCTTCTCGGCGCCGGCGCCGTCGGCTCGCAGGTCGCCGACCTGCTGCTCAAGCACGGCGACGAGCTCGCCGATCGCGCGGGCGCCAAGCTCGAACTCGCCGGCATCGCCGTGCGCAACCTCGACGCGAAGCGCGACGTCGACCTCCCGCAGGAGCTCTACACCACCGACGCCGAGACCCTCATCGTGGGCTCCGACATCGTCATCGAGCTGATGGGCGGGATCGAGCCCGCCCGCACCCAGGTGCTGCACGCGATCGCCTCGGGCGCCGACGTCGTCACCGCGAACAAGGCGCTGCTGGCCACGCACGGCTCCGAGGTCTTCGAGGCCGCCGACCAGGTCGGCGCCGAGGTGTACTACGAGGCCGCCGCAGCCGGTGCCATCCCGATCATCCGGCCGCTGCGCGACTCGCTCGCCGGCGACCGCGTCGTGCGCATCATGGGCATCGTCAACGGCACGACGAACTACATCCTCGACCGCATGGACACCGAGGGCGCCGACTTCGCCGACGTCCTCGCCCAGGCACAGGCCCTCGGGTACGCCGAGGCCGACCCCACCGCCGACGTCGAGGGCTACGACGCCGCGCAGAAGGCGGCGATCCTCGCGAGCCTCGCGTTCCACACGACCGTGCCCCTCGACGCCGTCCACCGCGAGGGCATCACCTCGGTCGACGCCGCGATGATCGAGTCGGCGCGTCACGCCGGGTACGTCATCAAGCTTCTCGCGGTGTGCGAGCGCCTGGCCGCCGGTGTCGACGGCACCGAGTCGATCTCGGTGCGCGTGTACCCGGCCCTGGTCGAGCGCACTCATCCCCTCGCGAGCGTGCACGGTGCGAACAACGCCGTCTTCGTGCAGGCCGAGGCCGCGGGCGATCTCATGTTCTACGGTGCCGGCGCCGGTGGCGTGCAGACCGCTTCGGCCGTGCTCGGCGACGTCGTGTCGGCCGCCCGCCGTCATATCGCCGGCGGTGTGGGCGTGGGCGAGTCGACCCGCGCGAACCTCCCGGCCGTGCCGATCGGGCACGTCATCACGCGCTACCAGATCACGCTCGAGGTCGACGATCAGCCGGGCGTCCTCGCGACGGTCGCCGGGATCCTCAGCGAGGGGCGCGTGTCGATCGCAACCGTCGAGCAGACGGTCATCGACTCGTCTCCGGATGCCGCAGACTCGGGCGCTTCGACAGGCTCAGCGACCGGAGCGGGATCCGCCCGCCTGGTCATCGGAACACACAAGGCCCGCGAGCAGGATTTGAGCGAGACCGTCGAGCGTCTCGCCGCGAGCGGCGTCGTCGAGCGCGTGGTCTCCGTGCTGCGTGTGGAAGGGAACTGA